In Burkholderia sp. WP9, a genomic segment contains:
- the adh gene encoding aldehyde dehydrogenase: MNHAEMQFLTTEFPFKKQYANFIGGEWVKPVGGEYFDNVSPITGEAFTSIPRSREADVELALDAAHRAKTGWGKTSAADRANILIRIADRMEANLQRLAVAETIDNGKPLRETMAADIPLAIDHFRYFAGAVRAQEGSLSEIDHDTVAYHFHEPLGVVGQIIPWNFPILMAVWKLAPALAAGNCVVLKPAEQTPASILVLVEIIQDLLPAGVLNVVNGFGLEAGKPLASSKRIAKIAFTGETTTGRLIMQYASQNIIPVTLELGGKSPNIFFADVMSEDDSYFDKALEGFTMFALNQGEVCTCPSRVLIDEKIYDRFMERALKRVAAITQGHPLDTKTMIGAQASQEQLEKILSYVDLGKQEGAECLIGGERNTLGGELSKGYYVKPTVFRGNNKMRIFQEEIFGPVVSVTTFKTEEEALEIANDTLYGLGAGVWTRDGTRAYRFGRQIQAGRVWTNCYHAYPAHAAFGGYKQSGIGRENHKMMLDHYQQTKNLLVSYSDKPLGFF; this comes from the coding sequence ATGAACCATGCAGAGATGCAATTCCTGACCACCGAATTCCCGTTCAAAAAGCAGTACGCGAACTTTATCGGCGGCGAGTGGGTGAAACCCGTGGGCGGCGAGTATTTCGACAATGTGTCGCCGATCACCGGCGAGGCGTTCACGTCGATTCCGCGTTCGCGTGAAGCCGACGTCGAACTCGCACTCGATGCCGCGCATCGTGCGAAAACGGGGTGGGGCAAGACCTCCGCCGCGGATCGCGCGAATATCCTGATCCGCATTGCCGACCGGATGGAAGCGAACTTGCAGCGTCTCGCCGTAGCCGAGACGATCGACAACGGCAAGCCGTTGCGCGAAACCATGGCCGCCGACATTCCGCTCGCCATCGATCACTTCCGCTATTTCGCCGGCGCCGTGCGTGCGCAGGAAGGCTCGCTCTCCGAGATCGACCACGACACGGTCGCTTATCACTTCCATGAACCGCTCGGCGTGGTCGGGCAGATCATTCCGTGGAATTTCCCGATCCTGATGGCGGTGTGGAAACTCGCGCCCGCGCTTGCCGCCGGCAACTGCGTGGTGCTCAAGCCTGCCGAGCAAACGCCCGCTTCGATTCTCGTGCTGGTCGAGATAATTCAGGACCTGCTGCCCGCGGGTGTGCTGAACGTGGTGAACGGCTTCGGTCTTGAAGCCGGCAAGCCGCTCGCTTCCAGCAAGCGCATCGCCAAGATCGCGTTTACCGGTGAGACCACGACCGGGCGGCTGATCATGCAGTACGCGAGCCAGAACATCATTCCCGTCACACTCGAACTCGGCGGCAAAAGCCCGAATATTTTTTTCGCGGACGTGATGAGCGAGGACGACAGCTATTTCGACAAAGCGCTCGAAGGCTTCACGATGTTCGCGCTGAATCAGGGCGAAGTGTGTACCTGTCCGTCGCGCGTGTTGATCGATGAAAAGATCTACGACCGCTTCATGGAACGTGCGCTCAAGCGTGTCGCCGCGATCACGCAAGGGCATCCGCTCGATACCAAGACGATGATCGGTGCGCAGGCTTCGCAGGAACAGCTGGAAAAAATCCTCTCGTATGTGGACCTCGGCAAACAGGAAGGCGCCGAATGTCTGATTGGCGGTGAACGCAATACGCTTGGCGGTGAGTTGAGCAAAGGCTATTACGTAAAGCCGACCGTCTTCCGCGGCAACAACAAGATGCGCATCTTCCAGGAAGAGATCTTCGGGCCGGTCGTGTCGGTCACGACGTTCAAGACGGAAGAAGAAGCGCTCGAGATTGCCAACGATACGCTCTACGGTCTCGGCGCCGGCGTGTGGACGCGCGACGGCACGCGCGCCTATCGCTTCGGCCGTCAGATCCAGGCGGGCCGCGTGTGGACGAACTGCTATCACGCCTATCCGGCGCATGCGGCGTTCGGCGGCTACAAGCAGTCGGGTATTGGCCGCGAGAATCACAAGATGATGCTCGACCATTATCAACAGACCAAGAATCTGCTGGTCAGCTATAGCGACAAGCCGCTCGGTTTCTTCTAA
- a CDS encoding DUF779 domain-containing protein produces MADKKEVARVIATPAAVELIDKLRAEHGAVLFHQSGGCCDGSAPMMFPQSEFMVGSSDVKLGTIANVPFYMSESQFEYWQHTQLIIDVVPGNGGMFSLERPSGLRFLTRSRLFEDDENAWLETHPVQRADA; encoded by the coding sequence ATGGCTGATAAGAAGGAAGTCGCCCGCGTAATCGCAACGCCGGCCGCCGTCGAGTTGATCGACAAGTTGCGCGCCGAGCACGGGGCCGTGCTGTTCCATCAATCCGGCGGATGCTGCGACGGCAGCGCGCCGATGATGTTTCCGCAAAGCGAGTTTATGGTCGGCTCGTCCGACGTGAAACTCGGCACGATTGCGAACGTGCCGTTCTACATGAGCGAATCACAATTCGAATACTGGCAGCACACGCAGTTGATCATCGACGTGGTGCCGGGCAACGGAGGAATGTTTTCGCTGGAGCGGCCGAGCGGTTTGCGTTTCCTGACGCGTTCCCGTCTTTTCGAAGACGACGAGAACGCGTGGCTCGAAACGCATCCGGTGCAGCGGGCCGATGCTTGA
- the eutC gene encoding ethanolamine ammonia-lyase subunit EutC, with protein MSDFLEKNPWNALRQFTNARIALGRAGNSLPTAPLLAFNLSHAQARDAVHHPLDTDVLHEQLRAQNFNTLDVHSAAPDREHYLRRPDLGRRLSEASRVALAAVPDDSPEVVFVIGDGLSAFAASKQALPLLQAVVPRLADWKIGPVVVARQARVALGDEIGELLNAKLVVMLIGERPGLSSPDSLGIYLTYAPKVGCSDAQRNCISNVRPEGLDYPLAAHKLHYLLTHARRLGLTGVGLKDDSDALLAEAPAAPSISDDSNPGTA; from the coding sequence ATGAGCGACTTCCTCGAAAAGAATCCGTGGAACGCGCTGCGGCAGTTTACCAATGCACGCATCGCGCTGGGCCGCGCGGGCAATAGCCTACCGACTGCGCCGCTATTGGCGTTCAATCTGTCGCACGCGCAGGCGCGTGATGCCGTGCATCATCCGCTCGATACGGACGTGTTGCACGAGCAACTACGCGCGCAAAACTTCAACACGCTCGACGTGCATAGCGCCGCGCCCGATCGCGAGCATTATTTACGGCGTCCCGATCTCGGCCGACGTCTATCGGAAGCAAGTCGCGTAGCGCTGGCGGCTGTCCCCGACGATTCGCCCGAGGTGGTCTTCGTAATCGGCGACGGTCTTTCGGCGTTCGCCGCGTCGAAGCAGGCTCTTCCGCTGCTGCAAGCGGTCGTTCCACGTCTCGCGGATTGGAAGATTGGCCCAGTCGTGGTCGCGCGTCAGGCGCGCGTTGCGCTGGGTGATGAGATCGGCGAATTGCTGAATGCCAAGCTAGTGGTGATGCTGATCGGTGAGCGACCGGGTTTGAGTTCGCCCGATAGCCTCGGCATCTATCTCACGTACGCGCCGAAAGTCGGCTGCAGCGACGCGCAGCGCAACTGTATTTCGAACGTGCGCCCTGAAGGACTCGACTATCCGTTGGCCGCACACAAACTGCACTATCTGCTGACACACGCAAGGCGTTTGGGTCTCACCGGCGTCGGCCTGAAGGACGACAGCGATGCGCTGCTGGCAGAGGCACCAGCAGCACCCTCGATCAGCGACGATTCAAACCCTGGCACCGCATAA
- a CDS encoding ethanolamine ammonia-lyase subunit EutB codes for MSYTETIGSRTYRFADLKTLMAKASPQRSGDQLAGVAAASEEERVAAKMALAQLPLRTFLNEALIPYESDEVTRLVIDDHSPQAFAEIAHLTVGDFRNWLLSSTTDADALTRIAAGLTPEMVAAVSKLMRNQDLIAVARKRPVITRFRNTVGLPGHMSVRLQPNHPTDDVKGIAASMLDGLMYGCGDAMIGINPASDNLAAITKLLLMIDDFRQRYQVPTQSCVLTHVTNTIAAIEKGAPVDLVFQSIAGTEKANAGFGISLALLQEAYEAGLSLKRGTVGNNLMYFETGQGSALSADAHFGVDQQTCEVRAYAVARKFNPFLVNTVVGFIGPEYLYDGKQITRAGLEDHFCGKLLGVPMGCDICYTNHAEADQDDMDNLLTLLGVAGINFIMGIPGADDVMLNYQSTSFHDALYVREVLGLRRAPEFEEWLESMQITDSRGALLSASAQQPLLEGASDWMGIA; via the coding sequence ATGAGCTACACCGAGACGATCGGCAGCCGCACCTACCGCTTTGCCGATCTGAAGACCCTGATGGCGAAAGCCAGTCCGCAGCGTTCCGGCGACCAGCTCGCGGGCGTGGCGGCGGCGAGCGAGGAAGAACGCGTCGCCGCCAAGATGGCGCTCGCGCAATTGCCGCTGCGCACCTTCCTCAACGAAGCGTTGATCCCCTACGAAAGCGACGAAGTCACGCGCCTCGTGATCGACGATCACTCGCCGCAGGCATTCGCCGAAATCGCGCATCTCACGGTGGGCGATTTTCGCAACTGGCTGCTGAGCAGCACGACCGATGCCGACGCGCTCACGCGTATCGCCGCGGGTCTCACGCCGGAGATGGTCGCAGCGGTGTCCAAACTGATGCGCAATCAGGATCTGATTGCGGTAGCGCGTAAACGTCCGGTGATTACGCGCTTTCGTAACACGGTCGGCTTGCCGGGTCACATGTCGGTGCGCTTGCAACCGAACCATCCGACCGACGACGTCAAAGGCATTGCCGCCTCGATGCTCGACGGCCTGATGTACGGCTGCGGCGACGCGATGATCGGCATCAATCCGGCCAGCGACAATCTCGCCGCGATCACCAAGCTGCTGCTGATGATCGACGACTTCCGCCAGCGCTATCAGGTGCCGACGCAATCTTGCGTGCTGACCCACGTCACCAATACGATTGCCGCGATCGAAAAAGGCGCGCCCGTCGATCTGGTGTTTCAGTCGATTGCCGGCACGGAGAAAGCGAACGCGGGCTTCGGCATTTCTCTCGCGCTGCTGCAGGAAGCGTATGAAGCGGGCCTTTCGCTGAAGCGCGGTACGGTCGGCAACAATCTGATGTACTTCGAAACGGGCCAGGGCAGCGCGTTGTCGGCGGATGCGCATTTCGGCGTGGATCAGCAGACCTGCGAAGTGCGCGCCTACGCAGTCGCGCGCAAGTTCAATCCATTCCTTGTGAACACTGTGGTCGGATTTATCGGACCGGAGTATCTCTACGACGGTAAACAGATCACGCGCGCCGGTCTCGAAGATCATTTCTGCGGCAAACTGCTCGGCGTACCGATGGGATGCGACATCTGCTACACGAACCATGCCGAAGCCGATCAGGACGACATGGACAATCTGCTCACGCTGCTCGGCGTAGCGGGCATCAACTTCATCATGGGCATTCCAGGCGCTGACGACGTCATGCTCAATTATCAAAGCACGTCCTTCCACGACGCACTTTACGTGCGTGAGGTACTCGGCTTGCGCCGTGCGCCGGAGTTCGAAGAATGGCTGGAGTCGATGCAGATCACCGACTCGCGCGGTGCGTTGCTCAGTGCATCGGCACAACAACCGCTGCTGGAAGGCGCGTCCGACTGGATGGGCATCGCATGA
- the eat gene encoding ethanolamine permease, giving the protein MKSESNNQHVGKVTHHELKQTLGTWQLWGIAVGLVISGEYFGWSYGWASAGTLGFVITAIFIAAMYTTFIFSFTELTTSIPHAGGPFAYARHAFGPTGGYLAGAATLVEFVFAPPAIALAIGAYLHVQFPGLEPKHAAMGAYLVFMALNIVGVQIAAAFELCVTLLAIFELLVFMGVVSPGFQWSNFAKGGWSGADTFSMGSFHGMFAAIPFAIWFFLAIEGVAMAAEEAKNPKRSIPIAYVAGILTLVVLAVGVMVFAGAAGDWTKLSNINDPLPQAMKFIVGEHSGWMHMLVWLGLFGLVASFHGIILGYSRQIFALARAGYLPEWLSKVHPRFKTPHRAILAGGVVGIAAIYSDELIQFGGQTLTANIVTMSVFGAIVMYIISMLSLFKLRRTEPNMERPFRAPLFPVFPAFALVAAVICLATMVYFNFLVAVVFAILLALGYVYFLMTRHQREAAPADALLEE; this is encoded by the coding sequence ATGAAATCAGAGTCCAACAATCAGCACGTCGGCAAAGTCACGCATCACGAGTTGAAGCAGACGCTCGGCACGTGGCAGCTGTGGGGCATCGCGGTCGGCCTCGTCATTTCCGGCGAGTATTTCGGCTGGAGTTATGGCTGGGCAAGCGCCGGCACACTCGGCTTCGTCATCACGGCGATTTTCATTGCCGCGATGTATACGACGTTCATTTTTAGTTTCACCGAACTCACCACCTCGATTCCGCATGCGGGCGGCCCGTTCGCGTACGCCCGTCACGCTTTTGGTCCGACCGGCGGTTATCTGGCCGGCGCGGCGACGCTCGTCGAATTCGTGTTCGCGCCACCGGCCATCGCGTTGGCAATCGGCGCCTATCTGCACGTGCAGTTTCCGGGTCTCGAACCGAAACATGCGGCGATGGGCGCTTATCTCGTCTTCATGGCGCTGAATATCGTCGGCGTGCAGATTGCCGCGGCGTTCGAGCTGTGCGTGACGCTGCTCGCGATCTTCGAGCTGCTCGTTTTCATGGGTGTCGTGTCACCCGGTTTTCAGTGGTCGAACTTCGCGAAGGGTGGCTGGTCCGGCGCCGACACCTTCAGCATGGGCTCGTTTCACGGCATGTTCGCGGCGATTCCGTTCGCGATCTGGTTCTTTCTCGCGATTGAAGGCGTGGCCATGGCCGCCGAAGAAGCCAAGAACCCGAAGCGCTCGATTCCGATCGCCTACGTCGCCGGCATTCTGACGCTGGTGGTGCTTGCCGTCGGCGTGATGGTTTTTGCCGGCGCGGCTGGCGACTGGACCAAGCTGTCGAACATCAACGATCCGCTGCCGCAGGCGATGAAGTTTATCGTCGGCGAACATAGCGGCTGGATGCATATGCTGGTGTGGCTCGGGCTGTTCGGACTGGTCGCGTCGTTTCACGGCATCATCCTCGGCTATTCGCGGCAGATCTTCGCGCTGGCTCGCGCCGGCTATCTGCCAGAGTGGCTCTCGAAGGTGCATCCGCGCTTCAAGACGCCGCATCGTGCGATTCTTGCGGGCGGCGTGGTGGGCATCGCGGCGATCTACAGCGACGAGCTGATCCAGTTCGGCGGCCAGACGCTGACAGCGAACATCGTGACGATGTCGGTATTTGGCGCTATCGTGATGTATATCATCAGCATGTTGTCGCTGTTCAAGCTGCGTCGCACCGAGCCGAACATGGAGCGCCCGTTCCGCGCGCCGCTGTTTCCGGTTTTTCCGGCGTTCGCGCTGGTGGCCGCGGTGATTTGTCTGGCAACCATGGTCTACTTCAATTTTCTGGTGGCGGTCGTGTTCGCAATCCTCCTCGCGCTGGGCTACGTCTACTTCCTGATGACGCGGCATCAACGCGAAGCCGCGCCGGCGGACGCGTTGCTTGAGGAATGA
- a CDS encoding AraC family transcriptional regulator: protein MNESGNRARYESRLGRVLDHIYDHLDQPLDIDRLAEIACLSPYHWHRIYQAMYGETVATTVRRLRLHRAAGYLANGSMPIPEIAERSGYSSLQSFSRTFRAVFGMPPAQYRKQGTHSRFRPVLSGDDQMTLREVVIRHVEPMEVLSVDHIGPYMQIGKAFDALFGWLAKHNLLAAQMRMIGVYYDDPGVVAESELRSKAGVLLPHPVQASVTVSPPVSVAHVKGGEYAVLRHQGPYSDMRAAYEWLYGTWLMQSGREAADAPVFEEYLNSPKDTAPADLVTEICLPLA, encoded by the coding sequence ATGAATGAATCAGGTAATCGAGCTCGCTATGAATCCCGGCTCGGCCGCGTGCTCGACCATATTTACGATCATCTGGACCAACCGCTCGATATCGATCGTCTGGCGGAAATCGCCTGCCTCTCGCCGTATCACTGGCACCGGATTTATCAGGCGATGTATGGCGAGACGGTCGCCACCACCGTGCGACGTTTACGGCTGCATCGCGCGGCCGGCTATCTGGCGAACGGCTCGATGCCGATTCCGGAGATTGCCGAACGCTCCGGCTACAGCAGTCTGCAATCTTTTTCCCGCACCTTTCGCGCTGTGTTCGGCATGCCGCCGGCACAGTATCGCAAGCAAGGCACACATAGCCGGTTTCGACCGGTGCTATCAGGAGACGATCAAATGACATTGCGTGAAGTGGTGATTCGTCACGTGGAGCCGATGGAGGTTTTGTCGGTCGATCACATTGGCCCTTATATGCAGATCGGCAAAGCGTTCGATGCGCTGTTCGGCTGGCTGGCGAAACATAATCTGCTCGCGGCGCAGATGCGCATGATCGGTGTTTACTACGACGATCCGGGTGTCGTTGCGGAGAGTGAGTTGCGGTCTAAGGCTGGAGTGTTGTTGCCGCATCCGGTTCAGGCGTCCGTGACGGTCAGTCCGCCGGTTTCCGTGGCGCATGTGAAGGGTGGTGAGTACGCGGTGTTGCGACATCAAGGACCGTATAGCGATATGCGTGCGGCGTATGAGTGGCTGTATGGAACGTGGCTCATGCAATCCGGGCGAGAAGCCGCCGACGCGCCGGTGTTCGAGGAGTATCTGAATAGCCCGAAGGATACGGCGCCTGCTGATCTCGTCACGGAGATCTGTTTACCGCTGGCTTGA
- a CDS encoding PAAR domain-containing protein, with protein MKDEAGRGVIRLNDKTTHGGHVTTACDDFKVMDVPVALEGDKTWCPQCQGTYAILPKDSTRQHFGKAVAYHGDPTECGATLISSL; from the coding sequence ATGAAAGACGAAGCTGGACGTGGCGTGATCCGCCTGAACGACAAAACGACACACGGCGGGCATGTGACGACCGCCTGTGATGACTTCAAGGTGATGGATGTGCCCGTCGCACTCGAAGGCGACAAAACATGGTGTCCGCAGTGCCAGGGCACCTATGCTATCTTGCCGAAGGACAGCACACGCCAGCATTTCGGTAAGGCGGTCGCTTATCACGGAGATCCGACGGAGTGCGGTGCGACGCTGATCTCGTCGCTGTGA